The nucleotide window AATGCTGGAGAGGACTGAATGATCTCAAAATAGTAACGTGGAAACCCTGATAATCGAATACCATTGTCATCGACTCCATAGATAGATCCGCCACAATAACCAGCTGACCAGCCACCGGGCAACTGGTACGGACAAGACCAAGCTCCTCGCCACCTACCTCGAAGTTGCCTTCGTCAGTACCTATAAATACCTCAAGTTTTTGGTCACCATCGCTATCGGCCAGCGCCGGGGAGCTCCATATCGAATCGGCGAGAAGATTCGTCAAACTTGGTATCTTATCCACATGTGCGCTAGCCGGCGGAAAACCGGAAACCATCACACCGTTGTGATGCCAAGCATAAATGCGCTTATCAAAACCACCGACGACAATTTCCATGTCCCCATCATTGTCGATGTCGCCCAATGCTGGTGTTCCATAAATCGGATCAGCGCACCCTGAAGGTGGAATGCCCTCATCTACAGCAAGCTTGGGCCAACCTGATTTCAACACCCCATTGTCCTCAAGTACAATCACTCCCCCGCGATGGCAGGTCGATGCTTCAGATTTGCCGACACCCACAACGATTTCAGCTTTTCCATCCTTATCAATATCAGCAGCCGCTGGAGACGATTCAATGGATTCGCTGCCCGCTGCCAGACCAAAGGCGGTCGCGGTGTCGTAGCTCCACAACAAACTCCCACTAGCATTCAATGCTACGATATGACCAGCATTGGTAGCGATCACCACTTCAAGTGTCCCGTTACCATCAAGGTCAACGATGAGTGGCGATGATGAGTTGCATGCATAGCTTGAAGGGTTTCCAGGACACGCCCTTAACCATGTGGTTGGTACGGTGTACGACCATTTGGCATTGACGTTACCCAACGGAATCTGTGGCGTAACCGGACACATAAAAGGCTCAGAAGGCCACGGTGAGTTGTCGGCATCCAAAACATCCGATGCCCCGTCGGTAGCCAAGTTATCCATTGCTCCATCACCTAGACTCGCGTCGTCCAACTTCCCAGAAATATTGCCCGAACCACAGGAATTGATGAGCAACGAAAAAAATACAAATGCCGAGCATCTCATAATCAAACAACCCTATCGTGGTACGGGGTTCTTCAGCAAATTATGAGATACCTTCTAAGGTTCGGGTATTTTTTCAGTTCGCAAGCTACGAACAATACCCCAACACATCAAAACGATAATGACACAAAACGGCAGTGCTGAAGTAATCGTTGCTGTCCGTAACGCTTGGAGGCCACACGCATAAGGATTCCAAAGGTAGTTTTTGAGTTCGGGAACAGTGTTGGCATCCACAAATTCCTTAATTTTCATGTGGCCACTGCAAGATGGGCACGCGCTCGCATCTATCTAGAACACAGTTGCCAGGAATTTGGCCCAGGGGTTTCTGCAGGGTCATCGCCCCACAAGTGGAGCTGCGCTCCGGGCTCTTCGTCCAGCGGACCTGGCACGACTTGACCGTGCTCTTTGGCATGAGCGGCCATCATCCGAGGCCCCAAACGACGCCCCGCCACCAAAAAGTCATCGTTACCTTTAACTTTTTTCGAGGCGTACCAGCCCATGCCAAGCATGGCCGCCATGTAGAACAAGACAATAGCAATAACGATAAACGACGGGCTCAGAACACCCTTCAAGAATGCAGACTGCATACTCAATTATGCGCTCGATTTCTACTGGCATAATTATTCACGAGACATGCCATGGATGTCTATTCGTCATCATAAAAATGCCAGAGTTGGCATGTTCGGCCCTCCGCGTTCCATCGCATTTTTACACCCACATCGGCTTCTGAGAGGTGCTCATGCATGCGAAAAAGTGGGTGACCACTAGCTGCGCATCGCGGAGTACAGCAAAGCGTAAGCCACACAAAGTTGAAATCGATATTCACTATCTTACCGTTTTGTTCACTGGGCTTCAAAATGAGGCCTCCGCACCGCCACAATGCTAGACTCAATCAATAACAGCCCTTCTAGACTCATAGTGATTGCAATGAAAACTTCGCTACTTCGTTTAGTCATTGGTATTAGCTTTTTGACTATCAGCATAAACTGCGGCCGAATCGGCTTCGATGCTGTGGCGCAAGACGCCGGAGTTGACAGCTCGGGTTCCGATAGCAATAGCCCTGCAAGTTGCTCTGACAACCTAAAAAATGCCGCGGAAACCGATATCGACTGCGGTGGTGGAAGCTGTGCAGCTTGCAATGTTGATCAGCAATGCGTTCTAAACAGTGACTGTCTAACTCAAGTATGCAGTGCAAACCGTTGTGTAGCAGTTAGCGCAACCTGTTCTGATGGGGTGCTCAATCAAGACGAGAGTGATGTCGACTGTGGTGGAAGCTGTGGACCCAACTGCAGCGATGGACAGGACTGCTCTCAAGCAACGGATTGCGTATCACTTGTGTGCTCGGGGCAGGCGTGCCAGGCGGCAACCTGTTCTGATGGGGTGCTCAATCAAGACGAGAGTGATGTCGACTGTGGTGGAAGCTGTGGACCCAATTGCAGCGATGGACAGGACT belongs to Myxococcales bacterium and includes:
- a CDS encoding VCBS repeat-containing protein yields the protein MRCSAFVFFSLLINSCGSGNISGKLDDASLGDGAMDNLATDGASDVLDADNSPWPSEPFMCPVTPQIPLGNVNAKWSYTVPTTWLRACPGNPSSYACNSSSPLIVDLDGNGTLEVVIATNAGHIVALNASGSLLWSYDTATAFGLAAGSESIESSPAAADIDKDGKAEIVVGVGKSEASTCHRGGVIVLEDNGVLKSGWPKLAVDEGIPPSGCADPIYGTPALGDIDNDGDMEIVVGGFDKRIYAWHHNGVMVSGFPPASAHVDKIPSLTNLLADSIWSSPALADSDGDQKLEVFIGTDEGNFEVGGEELGLVRTSCPVAGQLVIVADLSMESMTMVFDYQGFHVTILRSFSPLQHCSSKIVQLRSFLEAEAFIISQVPTIQP
- a CDS encoding BCCT family transporter → MKIKEFVDANTVPELKNYLWNPYACGLQALRTATITSALPFCVIIVLMCWGIVRSLRTEKIPEP